TAAGCAGCGCGGTCCTCTATAGAGAGTACATAAGGTGAGCATGTAATATTTGTCCCATAATGTTTCCTTTGACGCTAAATGTTTATAGTATACACCATTATACTTTGGGACTAAACATGTAGCCTATTTCAGGTAATTATACAATTTGCAGTTTTCAAACTCTGCATATCTTTCTTTTGCTCTATAAAAAGGTTAATATAAATTAATGTGTTATTTAAATACAATTATATTAAAATAAATAATATAAAAATACCTCACTTAATAAGTAATAGTAATACTTAAAAACAAAGGTTAATTATGCAAGAGTTTGAAAAGGCCTCTTTAAATGACCTTCTTCATGAAGAAATATCCGAACACATTATACTAGAAACGATAAATAATGCTCAGCACGGATGTTCTCCTGAGCTATTACAGCAAATACTTCCCTCCATGTACCTTATGGATACACACATAAAATTTATGGTGCTTAAGTTTAAGGAAAATAACCTACTTGATGAAGAGTTGACGGATCTATTGTGTTCTGGGCTTGACCAATTTATTACAGCTCAACAACAAAATAGTATTACTCAAAAAAAGAGAGAAAACCTAGAAAAAACTCTAAATTTAACACAAGAAAAAATAAAAAGCCTCCTGTTCATTAAGCAACTTGAACCAGAAATAGCCAAGATTTTTCTCTATATACTCTTACTCAAGAAGGCTTATTTAAAAACGATAAGCACTAATTAGTGCTCTGCAAGAATAGTAAAATAATTTATAACAAGGAGTCATTATGACTATAAATCGTAGTGGAAACCATTCACCTGAAGGCCACGCTAGAATTAATTTAGATGAATTATTCAATAGTTCTTCGATGAATCCACAAACTGCACTTGCATATGCAAAGGTACAAATGATTAGCAATCTTACTAAAAGTATGTGAGATTCTTGGTTCAGCAAGAAACTTATCCAACCTTGCAGCAATAAAAGCAGGATTTGCTAGTGCAGATGAAACTGCAACGGCAGGCTCAATATTTTGCTTAGTTAAATCTTAATTTAAAAACAAACGAGTTCTCTAATTGCACACAAGGGGAATATAAATTCTCTTAATTCTTCATAAGCTCTCCGAGCCGATATTTTGCTTGCAAAATAAAAGGCGTTTTTTAAGATCTTAGGACAGCAAAGTTTAATGCGGGAGATAAGTCCAGGGTTCTCTGCGGAGTCTTTTTGAAGAAAACTATTTTAGATTCTTCGCTCCATTATGCTATCCGAAATGAAATGGGCAAGACAATGTATATTACGGCTTCTAAGAGCCAACTCATTTGTCGTCTTTACCTATTTCTTCGGTTTTCTCCTGCAAAAAATTTTAGTCACTTTTCCTAATGTTTTTATTTCTAAAAAAATGCGTTTTTAAGCTGCCTTTGGCTCACCGTAAATAAATTCTTTTTGTTCAATCAGCATCTTATGCATAATTACGGATAACTTTCTACCTACTGCTAAGGCGGCTTTCTTCATTCCTTTTTTTCTCATGATTTTTAATCCCCAAGCTTTTAGCTTGCTCCATTTCTTACTTCGTGTCAGCATTACTATTCCGGCTTCAACTAATAGAGATCTAAGTTCACTGGATCCACATTTTGAAATTCTTCCCTGTCTTTGCACCTCTCCGGAGGCATACTGTTTAGGCGTCATACCAAGATAGGCTCCTACTGATTTAGAATCGTTAAAACGAGTGGGATCAAAAATTTCTGTTTTATAGGTTAATGCTGTTACAGGTCCTACGCCAGGGATTGTCATAAGCCGTTGTACTTCTTTATCTTGACTGACCAGCTTAAGCATTTCTTTATCCAGTTTTTCTACTTCCTCAACTACCTTATCAAAGGTATTTAATAGAGAGGTTATGCTCAGAACAATACTTTTTTCCTGTTTTTCTATCTGCTTTACAACCACAGACGAAAATCTTTTGGATCCCACAGATCCCAATCGTATTCCGTAACTTTTAAGCAAGCCCCTTACAGTATTTTTTAACTGCGTTTGCTGTTTAATTAGCGCTCTTCTGGAAACTAACAAAATGCTTTTTTCTACTGAATCTTGGGGCTTACAGTGTACTCGTGTATACATACCTGATCGAAGGGCTTCTGCGATTCCTCGTGCATCATTTTTGTCTGTCTTATTTATTTTCAAAGCAAGAATCGTACTCAGCTTCCTTGCATCCATACATAGGGGATCTATAGCTCTTTTTCTAAATCCTGTGACTAGGTAATGAGATAAACATCCACTTTCAAAGCCAACAACGATTTCTTGAAAATCTCTTTTGGAAAAATAATCTGCTAGTAAATCAGGATCTGTTTTTTCTGAACCTTCATGGACAATCTTACCTTGTTCATTTAATACACAGATAAAAGTTCTTTTCATTGATACATCTAATCCAATATAATGCTTCATAGGTTGCTCCTCATTTTTTTTGCTCTTTAATGAGCGGTTTTGAGATTTGAAAAAATCTCGTTTATATTGGAGAGTTTAACCTACTCCGTTTAAGGAGCAACCCCTTCTTTGTGTGCAATTATGGCATGTATATAAAAGCTTTCTCTTGAATATCCTATGTATATAAAAGCTTTCTCTTGAATATCCTATGTGCTTACATGCTTGGGACACGTTCCCAAGGGCTTGAGCTAGTTTTAAAAGGCCTAGTTTATTTTTTATCACTTTTCTCTCTATTGCTATATTCATAAATTACCACTTTGCTATTTGCTTATGCAACTACGGCATCACGCCGCAGTTGCATAAGCTGTTTTTCTTTGCTATTTACCACTAAGTGTCAATTTAAGTCTTGTCTATTACATTTAAAACTAGCTCAAGCCCTTGGGAACGTGTCCCAAGCATGTAAGCACATGGGATATTCAAGAGAAAGCTTTTATACATACAAAGAGCTTTATGAAAAAGGCGGAGAAGCCGCATTACAAGAAATCTCTAGAGAGACTAAAGGCGTTAGAAGCAAAAGCAGCTCAAGATCACTTGATCTTTACAGAAGATCAATTAAGAGCGCTTGAAAAAGCTAAGAGCCTGTTTAAAATCTTTTTAAAAGTGAGGATATTCTGGAGAAAGATTTGCAAAGAGTGCACAGGAAATATTAGAATATACTAGTGCCGATTCAAACGGCTAGCTTAATGGGATTTAAGTCAACGACTTGAAACTTGTCGTTTATCCTACATTTCAAAATATCTGTTATTTTCGGTATCTCTTCTAAGAAGAATCCTCTAATTGCCTGAAAAAAAGTCACCGACGTTTCGTAATATCGATTGTATACCTTCTTTTCCTTTAAGATCTTCCACAAGCGTTCAATAGGATTCAAATTCGGCGAATAAGGAGGGAGATAGTGCACTTTAATCCTAGAAGACATCAGAAACTCTTCTAGTTTCTTATTTTTGTTTGATCTTGCATTATCCAAAATTACATGAATAATTCGAGCCTCTGTCTGTTTTTCTAGCTTCTTGAAAAAATCGAGCATTGCATCGGCATCAACTGTCTTATATTCCTCTGTAAAAATCTTCATTCCTGTCAGGCAAAGAGCTCCAGCAAAATGCAATCGCAATTGTTTCCCGGATGTCTGCAAAGTCTTTTGAACGCCTTTTTTGATCCATCCACATACGGCTTGGGACTGATGTTCAGGATGCACAGCATCTATGAAATAGATCTCTTCATCAGGGTTTAAGGTCTCCTTTAAAGCCCTATATTGTTCTATGAAAATTCGTTGTTTTTCAGGATCTAATTTCCCAGGAATCTTTTTAGGACGTTTATAAACAAATCCGTGCTGTATGAGCCAATCTGTCATGCCACTTCGGGAATATTTTATCCCCTATTGCTCATGCACATAAGCTATGATCCCTTTGACTTTAAGATAGGTCTTTTCATGTAGGTGTTTTAGTAGAGACTCTTTTTGGTCTTGTGAAAGTTTTGATTTGCTACCGCCTCGAGGGCTACTTCCAGTTTTATTTTCGGAATCATATTCTCTGAGGTATTTCTGAACAGTGATAGGGCTTATCCGGAGTGTTTTAGCAAGATTTTTTGTTGAGATACCCTCATCATAGCCCAAAATTACACAAAGCCTATTCCGTTCAGAATAGTCTTTTGGATGCTTTAACTTGTGTTCTAAGTCAGCTCTCTGGCTAGGGATCAGTTTTTTCATACTCAATAGCTTAACACAAAACAAAATATTTTTCTATACGATTGAATCGGAACCACTATATATAGTAGAAATAGCAAAAAGAAATGCACTTCATACTTTTACAGTCATTTCTAGAAGATGGATTGTAAAGCGTTCTTTTGCGTGGATGGAAAAATTGAGAAAGAAAACTACATACAAGCCTGATATATGGTGGTTCTAGCTTTTATTGATCTACTTTTGAAAAGATTTTAAACAGGCTCTAAGAGAGTGCCTATTCCTAGCTTATTGCATGCCAATATTAAATTTATAGAGCAAGCTGCAGGATTCTTTGCAGTAATATGAAAAAGCTCCATCATGGGGAAAATCAGCTACACCTACTACAGAAGTTCCTATGCTTAAGATTGCTAAATCTTTAACTGTAAAGCGCTTTCTTATTCGAGATAGAATAGTTGTAGAGGTTGGTTCTGTTAAATTTTGATATGCAATATTTGTTGGACCCACTTCTATTGACATAACTTTTCTCTCTTGTTTTTTAGAAGCAAAAGTATAATCGAATAAATCATTAAAGATTATTTAATTCTGTAGTTGGTCTAATTTTTCTATGGTTTCCTCAAGTTTTTTTTCCGCTTGGGAAAGGTTATCTTTTAACGTACTTACAAGAGAAGCAGGTGCCTTTTCAAGAAAATTTGCATTAGCAAGTTGAGCTCGAAGCTTATTTTGTTGTTGGATGAGTTTTTCCTTTTCTTTAACCAAACGGATTTTTTCTCTAATTTTTAGTTCTTGCGGCAGGGGAATCTGTAATTTTAAGGAACCAATAAGGGTTTCTGAACTAAAGAGGAGATTCTGAGTTTCTTCTGTAAAGGTAATCGATTGGATACGGATAAGTGCTTTTAAAAAACCAGAATTTTTCTCTAAAGCAGCTCTTTGTTCATCTTGAGATGGTGCTTGAACAAATAGATCAATAGCCATATTTGGTGGCATTTGCATTTCAGCTCGAATAGCACGGATAGCATGAGTTACTTGGTCTAAGAAGGTAAATGTTTCTTCCACGTCAGGACGAATATCTTCTAGAATAGCTTGCGGGTAATTTGATACGATACAAGCTGAACTATTAATGGCTGCTAGCGCTTCTTGAGTGTAAGGATCTGTTTGATTTTCTATTCGAGAATCCAATTTTTGCTTGATTTTATCAAAGAGCTCTTCTGTTACAAAAGGTGCTATAGGATGCAGTAGACGAATAGAACTAAATAAAACCAAAGAGAGGATTTTTTGTTTATTTTCTCTGTTAGCGTTTACAGGATCTGTTAAGATAGGTTTAACCAATTCTACATAATAAGCACAGAATTGATTCCAGAAAAAATCATAAGCTGTAGAAAGCGCTTTATCAAAAGCATATTCTTTTAAATAGCTATTTACGCTTTGGATTGTACGGTTTAGCAAGGAAAAAATCCAACGATCCTCTAGAGTAAGGATAGACAGGTCAAGTCCTGTAGCGAAATTATCTGCACTTAAGTCCTTAATATTCATAAATACAAAACGAGCGCCATTCCAAATTTTATTCACAAAATTTTTAAATTCTTCAAATCTACGCCGATCTAAATCAATTTGACGCGCTTGTGTAGCGCTTGCGCAAAGACCCATACGCATCGCATCTGTTCCATAGAAATCGATAACTTCTAAAGGGTCGATGATGTTTCCTTTGGATTTAGACATCTTTTCCCATTTGGAATGAATCTCTGAAGGGGGTGTTTGCCCAAGTTCAAAGGGATGTTTTTCTGCATGCGTTAAATAAGCAATAGAGCCGTTTTCTTGATGACGCCAATAAGATTTTCCATAGATAAGTCCATGTAAAAAAACTTCAGGAAAAGGTGGCTGATTAAAAACATATTCTCCCATTAGGATCATCCGTGCTACCCAAAAAAATAAAATATCATGGCCTGTAATGAGAGTAGAGTTAGGATAGAACTTTTTTAACTCTTGTGTTTGATGAGGCCAACCAAGTGTACTAAAAGGCCAAATGGCTGAAGAAAACCAGGTGTCGAGTACATCTTCATCTTGGTACCAATGATCAGGGTTTTTTTGCACTTCAAGCGGTAGGCTAATGCCATCAAACACCAGAATCTGATCAGGATTGTTTTTATTGTACCAAATGGGAATCCGATGACCCCACCAAAGTTGACGGGAGATACACCAATCCCTTAAATGATCAATCCAATGAAAATAGGTATTTTCCCAATGAGGTGGAATCAAGGATACTTTTTTGTCTTCAACCAATTGGCGCAGGCGGTCTTTAAATTGACTAACTCGAACAAACCATTGCTTGGAAAGATAAGGCTCAATAATCGCTTTTGAGCGATAAGAAATTCCTATGCGATGGTTGTGGGGCTCAATCCTATTGATAAGGTTTCTTTTCTGTAGGGCATCTACTATAGCTACCCGTGCCTCTTGCATAGTTAAACCTGAGAATTCCTGACCTTGCTCATTAATCCGACCATCAGGGGTCATGATATTGATACTATCGAGTTTATGTGTTTGTCCCATTTGGTAGTCATTCAAGTCGTGCGCAGGGGTTACTTTAACAACACCTGTTCCAAAAGAGGGGTCGATAAGACGATCTGCTATAATGGGAATACTTCTTTTTACAAAAGGAACAATAACTCTTTTACCAACTAGGTGTTTATAACGCTCATCGCAAACAGATACTGCAAGAGCAGTATCGCCAAGCATTGTTTCAGGACGGGTTGTTGCAACTGTAATGAGTTTCTCTGGAGCATCTTCAAAGCAATAGTTAATATACCAGAGGAAAGAACTTTTTTCTTCATACTCTACTTCATCATCAGCTAACGCTGTTTGTGAAATAGGATCCCAATTAACTAGATAATCTCCGCGGTAAATCAAACCATCGTCAAACATTTTTTTAAACAAGGTGCAAACAGCTAAGTTGCGCTCTTTATCCATAGTAAAACAAAGACGAGACCAATCACAGGAGCAACCTAATTTCTTTAGTTGATTTAAAATTTGATTTTCACTTCTTTCTTTCCATTGCCAGATCTCTTGGAAAAATTCTTCTCTTGTAAAATCTTTACGTTTCTTCCCTTCTGTTGCTAGTAAACGGCGCTCTACAACGGTTTGTGTAGCAATTCCCGCATGATCGGTTCCTGGAACCCATAATGTTTCATAGCCCGACATTCTCTTCCAACGAATCAAGACATCTTGCAGAGTGTTCACAAGAGCATGCCCCATATGCAGCACACCGGTTACATTGGGCGGAGGCATACAAATACAAAAAGCGGGCTTTATAGAGGCCGGATCTACTTTAAAAAATTGTTTTTCTTCCCAAAAGAGATACCACTTCTTTTCGACTTCTTGAGGCTCATAACTTTTAGATAACGTCATAGATAACAAGAGGTTTTACATAAACAAGCCAGGATAGCATGTAAGGAGAGAAAATTTCAACGTATTCCCTATTAAGCAATGTTTTCTAGGCAATCAGTAGAGTGATTAAATTAATTCGACAGCAAT
This is a stretch of genomic DNA from Candidatus Rhabdochlamydia oedothoracis. It encodes these proteins:
- a CDS encoding IS110 family transposase; the encoded protein is MKHYIGLDVSMKRTFICVLNEQGKIVHEGSEKTDPDLLADYFSKRDFQEIVVGFESGCLSHYLVTGFRKRAIDPLCMDARKLSTILALKINKTDKNDARGIAEALRSGMYTRVHCKPQDSVEKSILLVSRRALIKQQTQLKNTVRGLLKSYGIRLGSVGSKRFSSVVVKQIEKQEKSIVLSITSLLNTFDKVVEEVEKLDKEMLKLVSQDKEVQRLMTIPGVGPVTALTYKTEIFDPTRFNDSKSVGAYLGMTPKQYASGEVQRQGRISKCGSSELRSLLVEAGIVMLTRSKKWSKLKAWGLKIMRKKGMKKAALAVGRKLSVIMHKMLIEQKEFIYGEPKAA
- a CDS encoding IS630 family transposase, yielding MKYSRSGMTDWLIQHGFVYKRPKKIPGKLDPEKQRIFIEQYRALKETLNPDEEIYFIDAVHPEHQSQAVCGWIKKGVQKTLQTSGKQLRLHFAGALCLTGMKIFTEEYKTVDADAMLDFFKKLEKQTEARIIHVILDNARSNKNKKLEEFLMSSRIKVHYLPPYSPNLNPIERLWKILKEKKVYNRYYETSVTFFQAIRGFFLEEIPKITDILKCRINDKFQVVDLNPIKLAV
- a CDS encoding helix-turn-helix domain-containing protein — protein: MKKLIPSQRADLEHKLKHPKDYSERNRLCVILGYDEGISTKNLAKTLRISPITVQKYLREYDSENKTGSSPRGGSKSKLSQDQKESLLKHLHEKTYLKVKGIIAYVHEQ
- a CDS encoding valine--tRNA ligase, translated to MTLSKSYEPQEVEKKWYLFWEEKQFFKVDPASIKPAFCICMPPPNVTGVLHMGHALVNTLQDVLIRWKRMSGYETLWVPGTDHAGIATQTVVERRLLATEGKKRKDFTREEFFQEIWQWKERSENQILNQLKKLGCSCDWSRLCFTMDKERNLAVCTLFKKMFDDGLIYRGDYLVNWDPISQTALADDEVEYEEKSSFLWYINYCFEDAPEKLITVATTRPETMLGDTALAVSVCDERYKHLVGKRVIVPFVKRSIPIIADRLIDPSFGTGVVKVTPAHDLNDYQMGQTHKLDSINIMTPDGRINEQGQEFSGLTMQEARVAIVDALQKRNLINRIEPHNHRIGISYRSKAIIEPYLSKQWFVRVSQFKDRLRQLVEDKKVSLIPPHWENTYFHWIDHLRDWCISRQLWWGHRIPIWYNKNNPDQILVFDGISLPLEVQKNPDHWYQDEDVLDTWFSSAIWPFSTLGWPHQTQELKKFYPNSTLITGHDILFFWVARMILMGEYVFNQPPFPEVFLHGLIYGKSYWRHQENGSIAYLTHAEKHPFELGQTPPSEIHSKWEKMSKSKGNIIDPLEVIDFYGTDAMRMGLCASATQARQIDLDRRRFEEFKNFVNKIWNGARFVFMNIKDLSADNFATGLDLSILTLEDRWIFSLLNRTIQSVNSYLKEYAFDKALSTAYDFFWNQFCAYYVELVKPILTDPVNANRENKQKILSLVLFSSIRLLHPIAPFVTEELFDKIKQKLDSRIENQTDPYTQEALAAINSSACIVSNYPQAILEDIRPDVEETFTFLDQVTHAIRAIRAEMQMPPNMAIDLFVQAPSQDEQRAALEKNSGFLKALIRIQSITFTEETQNLLFSSETLIGSLKLQIPLPQELKIREKIRLVKEKEKLIQQQNKLRAQLANANFLEKAPASLVSTLKDNLSQAEKKLEETIEKLDQLQN